CTCGCGGCCGCCGACGAACAGCTCGAAGCGGTCGGTGATCTCCGGGTCGGCGTCATTGCGGCGCGCCAGGGGCGAGACCTCGGCCGGGTAGTCGGTGATGAAGGTCGGCGCCACCAGCGCATGCTCGACGGTCTTCTCGAACACCTCGAGCAGCAGCTTGCCCCAGCCCTCGCCGCCGCGCACCGGGATGCCCAGCCGCCGGCAGTGTCCGGCCATGACTTCACGGTCGCGGATGTCGCCGGACGCGATCCCGGGGTTGGCATCGAGCACGGCCTGCGCCAGCGGCAGGCGCCTGAACGGGCTGCCCAGGTCGATCCGCATGTCCTCCCAGGGCAGCACGGTCGGCTCTTCGCGGTCGGCGAACAGCACCTGCGCCATCGATCGCAGCAGGTCCTCGGTCAGGTCCATGAGGTCGCTGTGCACGGCGTAGGCCTGGTACAGCTCGAGCATCGTGAATTCGGGGTTGTGCCGGGTCGACACGCCCTCGTTGCGGAAGTTGCGATTGATCTCGTAGACGCGCTCGAAGCCGCCCACCACCAGGCGCTTGAGGTACAGCTCGGGCGCCACGCGCAGGTACATGTCGAGGTCGAGCGCGTTGTGGTGGGTCCGGAACGGACGCGCGGTCGCGCCGCCGGGGATGTGGTGCATCATCGGCGTCTCGACCTCCATGAAGCGCCGCTCCGGCGCTTCCAGGAAATCGCGGATGTAGCGGACGATGCGCGAACGCAGCCGGAAGATCTCGCGCGAGCGCTCGGTGACGATCAGGTCGACGTAGCGCTGCCGGAACCGGGTCTCGGTGTCGACCAGGCCGTGCCACTTGTCGGGCAGGGGCCGCAGCGACTTGGTGAGCAGCCTGGCCGATGTCGCCCGCACCGAAAGCTCGCCGGTCCGGGTACGCATGAGCACGCCCTCGACCGCGACCAGGTCGCCGATGTCCCAGCCCTTGAAAGCCTCATAGGCCTCGGCAAGGGTGTCGCGCTGCAGGAACACCTGGACCTCGCCGGTCATGTCGCGCAGCGAGGCGAAGCTGGCCTTGCCCATGATCCGCTTGGCGAGCATGCGTCCGGCGATCCGCACCCGGCGACCCAGGGCATCGAGTGCGGTGGCGTCCCAATGCCCGGCATCGGCGAACGCGGTCTGCAGGTCGCCTGCGAATGCATCGGGCCGGAAATCGTTTGCGAAGGCGACGCCGCCCTGGCGAAGCTCGCGCAGCTTGGCGCGGCG
This Lysobacterales bacterium DNA region includes the following protein-coding sequences:
- the lysS gene encoding lysine--tRNA ligase, producing MHAGHSDPSPAGGDDNHVVAERRAKLRELRQGGVAFANDFRPDAFAGDLQTAFADAGHWDATALDALGRRVRIAGRMLAKRIMGKASFASLRDMTGEVQVFLQRDTLAEAYEAFKGWDIGDLVAVEGVLMRTRTGELSVRATSARLLTKSLRPLPDKWHGLVDTETRFRQRYVDLIVTERSREIFRLRSRIVRYIRDFLEAPERRFMEVETPMMHHIPGGATARPFRTHHNALDLDMYLRVAPELYLKRLVVGGFERVYEINRNFRNEGVSTRHNPEFTMLELYQAYAVHSDLMDLTEDLLRSMAQVLFADREEPTVLPWEDMRIDLGSPFRRLPLAQAVLDANPGIASGDIRDREVMAGHCRRLGIPVRGGEGWGKLLLEVFEKTVEHALVAPTFITDYPAEVSPLARRNDADPEITDRFELFVGGRELANGFSELNDPEDQAERFLAQVRAKDAGDDEAMHFDSDYIRALEYGMPPTAGLGIGIDRLVMLFTDSASIRDVLLFPYLRPEAR